A genomic region of Microbacterium schleiferi contains the following coding sequences:
- a CDS encoding GH1 family beta-glucosidase: MTGSPDYRDSGLVFPDDFTFGSATASYQVEGAFDEDGRGPSIWDTFSKTPGKVWNGDTGDVACDHYHRWESDLDLMAELGLDAYRFSIAWPRIVPTGRGAVNQAGLDFYSRLIDGLRARDIKPVATLYHWDLPQPLEDAGGWANRATVDAFEEYARIVGAAFGDRVHTWTTLNEPWCSAYLGYGQGGHAPGRHEPAAALAAVHHLNLAHGRAVQALRATSTGDPQYSVTLNFHVLRGEGDGAAEAMRRIDALANRAFTGPMLRGAYPADLLEDTASVTDWSFVQDGDLADIHQPIDVLGVNYYSTATVRIWDGISPKQQNDGHKGAAGGTAWPGSDQLVEFVEQPGPYTAMGWNIAPEGLEELLMSLHEQFPEQALMVTENGAAFDDTVAADGSVPDPERLDYLRRHFTAAHRAMARGVDLRGYFVWSLLDNFEWGYGYAKRFGIVRVDFDTLERTVKDSGRWYQRLVATHQLPA, encoded by the coding sequence ATGACCGGATCGCCCGACTACCGTGACTCCGGCCTGGTGTTTCCCGACGACTTCACCTTCGGCTCGGCGACGGCCTCGTACCAGGTCGAGGGCGCGTTCGATGAGGATGGCCGCGGCCCCTCGATCTGGGACACCTTCAGCAAGACGCCGGGCAAGGTCTGGAACGGCGACACCGGAGATGTCGCGTGCGACCACTACCACCGGTGGGAGAGCGATCTCGACCTCATGGCCGAGCTGGGCCTCGACGCCTACCGGTTCTCGATCGCGTGGCCCCGCATCGTGCCGACCGGCCGAGGTGCGGTGAACCAGGCAGGACTCGATTTCTACTCGCGACTCATCGACGGTCTTCGTGCGCGGGACATCAAGCCGGTCGCGACGCTGTACCACTGGGATCTGCCGCAGCCGCTCGAGGATGCCGGCGGCTGGGCGAACCGCGCGACCGTTGACGCGTTCGAGGAATACGCGCGGATCGTGGGCGCCGCCTTCGGTGACCGGGTGCACACCTGGACAACGCTGAACGAACCGTGGTGCTCCGCCTACCTCGGCTACGGGCAGGGCGGTCACGCCCCGGGCCGGCACGAGCCGGCAGCCGCGCTCGCGGCAGTCCATCACCTGAACCTCGCGCACGGGCGAGCCGTGCAGGCGCTGCGGGCGACCTCCACCGGCGACCCGCAGTACTCCGTCACGCTCAACTTCCACGTGCTTCGGGGTGAGGGTGACGGCGCTGCCGAAGCGATGCGCCGCATCGACGCCCTCGCGAACCGCGCCTTCACGGGACCCATGCTGCGGGGGGCATATCCCGCTGACCTGCTCGAGGACACGGCATCCGTGACTGACTGGTCGTTCGTGCAGGACGGGGATCTTGCCGACATCCATCAGCCGATCGACGTGCTGGGCGTCAACTACTACTCGACGGCGACAGTCCGGATATGGGACGGGATCTCGCCGAAACAGCAGAACGACGGCCACAAGGGAGCAGCAGGCGGCACTGCGTGGCCCGGCAGCGACCAGCTCGTCGAGTTCGTCGAGCAGCCCGGCCCGTATACGGCGATGGGATGGAACATCGCCCCCGAGGGCCTGGAAGAACTGCTCATGTCGCTGCACGAGCAGTTCCCCGAGCAGGCACTCATGGTGACCGAGAACGGCGCGGCCTTCGATGACACGGTCGCCGCCGACGGGTCAGTACCCGACCCAGAGCGGCTCGACTACCTTCGCCGGCACTTCACCGCCGCGCATCGGGCGATGGCCCGGGGCGTCGACCTGCGCGGATATTTCGTGTGGTCGCTGCTGGACAACTTTGAATGGGGGTACGGCTACGCGAAGCGGTTCGGGATCGTGCGCGTCGACTTCGACACGCTCGAGCGCACCGTCAAAGACAGTGGCCGCTGGTACCAGCGGTTGGTCGCGACGCACCAGCTTCCCGCATAA
- a CDS encoding carbohydrate ABC transporter permease translates to MTAVPFVRPAKAKRLPPEEPLIPQRGGRGTGGYWLYLLPGLVLLTVVVIIPLVWNLYLTFTEWRGIKPPIWIGLDNWAALMQDQKFWTSFGNSIWMIVAMVIVPTAIGLLLAAVLFDLVGRKFGGRLASFLRATYYLPQILPVAVAGIVIGWILRPQDGALNTILENIGLGFLAHNWLGSPDTALPSIMVVLIWVQIGYPVVIFMAALQRVDPELYEAAELDGANWFQRFRAITVSIIRPEIYVVTLTTTIAALKVFGPVYVLTRGGPGTSTIVPAYYAYTEFFQAQQVGYGATIATALTLVIGVIAVIFIRAQTASERKERAGL, encoded by the coding sequence ATGACCGCAGTACCCTTCGTCCGGCCTGCCAAGGCCAAGCGGCTCCCGCCCGAGGAACCCCTGATCCCGCAGCGCGGCGGTCGCGGCACCGGCGGCTACTGGCTGTACCTCCTGCCAGGGCTCGTCCTGCTGACTGTCGTGGTGATCATCCCGCTGGTGTGGAATCTGTACCTGACCTTCACCGAGTGGCGGGGGATCAAGCCGCCGATCTGGATCGGCCTGGACAACTGGGCTGCGCTCATGCAAGACCAGAAGTTCTGGACCTCGTTCGGCAACAGCATCTGGATGATCGTCGCGATGGTTATCGTCCCCACCGCCATCGGTTTGCTCTTGGCTGCGGTGCTCTTCGATCTCGTCGGCCGCAAGTTCGGCGGTCGGTTGGCGAGTTTCCTGCGCGCGACCTACTACCTGCCGCAGATCCTTCCCGTCGCGGTGGCTGGCATCGTCATCGGGTGGATTCTGCGCCCCCAGGATGGCGCCCTCAACACCATCCTCGAGAACATCGGACTCGGGTTTCTCGCTCACAACTGGCTCGGCAGCCCCGATACGGCTCTCCCGAGCATCATGGTTGTCCTGATCTGGGTGCAGATCGGGTACCCGGTCGTGATCTTCATGGCTGCGCTTCAACGCGTCGACCCCGAGCTCTACGAGGCAGCCGAGCTCGACGGTGCCAACTGGTTCCAGCGCTTCCGCGCGATCACTGTCAGCATCATCCGTCCCGAGATCTACGTGGTGACTCTCACGACCACGATCGCCGCGCTGAAGGTCTTCGGCCCCGTCTACGTCCTGACCCGCGGCGGCCCCGGAACCTCGACGATCGTTCCCGCGTACTACGCCTATACCGAGTTCTTCCAGGCACAGCAGGTCGGATACGGCGCGACGATCGCCACCGCACTCACTCTTGTCATCGGCGTCATCGCCGTCATCTTCATCCGCGCACAGACCGCGTCGGAGCGCAAGGAAAGGGCGGGGCTGTGA
- a CDS encoding aldo/keto reductase, which produces MISIPTVTLADGVSFPQLGFGTYGLRGADGTDAIVSAIQAGYRLLDSAVNYENESEVGEAVRRSGLDRDELIVTTKIPGRDHGYDEARRSARESLDRLGLERIDLHLIHWPNPSVDKYVDTWRAMIDLRSEGLVRSIGVSNFTEAMLDRLQAETGVMPVVNQVELHPYFPQGALRAYHEEHGIRTESWSPLARRSELLNEQVITDLAAELGVSPTQVVLRWHVQLGSTPIPKSGHAGRQRENADVFAFALTNEQVAAISALERGRLWDGDPTTHEEM; this is translated from the coding sequence ATGATCTCCATCCCGACTGTGACCCTGGCCGACGGCGTGAGCTTCCCGCAGCTGGGCTTCGGCACCTACGGTCTTCGCGGTGCTGACGGCACGGATGCCATTGTCTCGGCGATCCAGGCTGGATACCGGCTCCTGGACTCCGCCGTGAACTATGAGAACGAGAGCGAGGTGGGTGAGGCAGTCCGCCGCAGCGGACTGGACCGTGACGAGCTGATCGTTACGACGAAGATCCCGGGCCGCGACCACGGGTACGACGAGGCGCGCCGCAGCGCGCGCGAGTCCCTCGACCGCCTCGGTCTTGAGCGTATCGATCTGCATCTGATCCACTGGCCGAACCCGAGCGTCGACAAGTACGTCGACACGTGGCGCGCGATGATCGACCTCCGAAGCGAGGGTCTCGTGCGGTCGATCGGGGTGTCGAACTTCACCGAGGCGATGCTCGATCGCCTCCAGGCCGAGACGGGTGTGATGCCCGTCGTGAACCAGGTCGAACTGCACCCCTACTTCCCGCAGGGGGCGTTGCGTGCCTACCACGAGGAGCACGGCATCCGCACCGAGAGCTGGAGTCCGCTCGCGCGCCGCAGCGAACTGCTGAACGAACAGGTGATCACCGACCTCGCGGCCGAGCTGGGCGTCAGCCCGACACAGGTTGTGCTGCGGTGGCACGTGCAGCTCGGGTCGACGCCCATCCCGAAGTCGGGTCACGCCGGCCGCCAGCGCGAGAACGCTGATGTGTTCGCGTTCGCGCTGACCAATGAGCAGGTCGCGGCGATCTCGGCGCTCGAGCGCGGACGCCTCTGGGACGGCGATCCCACCACACACGAAGAGATGTGA
- a CDS encoding winged helix-turn-helix domain-containing protein, translating to MSNTALLTRPAPARHLHAVPPIVDEPAARSPRGFALYVGLDEAKAAAAGVSLPVLVDALRRTLAELAPDAETYATVALAPRGAGGRDVDVVRRALREPSAVAALTVASEPEDTDRSARGVVFDISRKRVVIDGETAPFTFTEFELLQYLVLREGRTIERSELVGSLWQSAEDGEVPGERTIDVHVRRLRSKLGRYEDIVRTVRGVGYRFDRHADVVIRYGHGTPSPDRF from the coding sequence ATGTCGAACACCGCTCTCCTCACCCGCCCCGCTCCCGCACGTCACCTGCACGCCGTGCCCCCGATCGTCGACGAACCCGCGGCCCGCAGCCCGCGCGGCTTCGCCCTCTACGTCGGACTCGATGAGGCCAAGGCTGCCGCTGCCGGCGTCTCTCTCCCGGTTCTCGTCGATGCTCTGCGCCGCACGCTGGCCGAGCTCGCACCGGATGCCGAAACCTACGCCACCGTCGCGCTCGCACCTCGCGGCGCCGGCGGTCGCGACGTCGATGTCGTGCGCCGCGCGCTGCGTGAGCCTTCTGCCGTCGCAGCCCTCACGGTGGCATCGGAACCCGAAGACACCGACCGCTCGGCACGGGGAGTCGTCTTCGACATCTCGCGCAAGCGCGTTGTGATCGACGGCGAGACAGCTCCGTTCACGTTCACCGAGTTCGAACTGCTCCAGTACCTCGTCCTGCGCGAGGGCCGCACGATCGAGCGGTCTGAGTTGGTCGGCTCGCTCTGGCAGAGCGCCGAGGACGGCGAGGTACCGGGCGAGCGCACGATCGATGTGCACGTCCGTCGGCTGCGCTCCAAGCTCGGCCGCTACGAGGACATCGTGCGCACCGTGCGCGGCGTCGGGTACCGCTTCGACAGGCACGCCGACGTCGTCATCCGCTACGGCCACGGCACCCCCTCGCCCGACCGGTTCTAG
- a CDS encoding DNA-3-methyladenine glycosylase family protein yields the protein MTSLAPTPTACAAALETVYRPRHPLDLRATVVFQRRGANDPTMTVDGPVIWRAARTPNGVATVALRGTSDGTVRIAAWGEGAEWALEQAPALCGDTDDATGFDATRHPLIAHLAHRNPGLRLGRTDLVFDALASSIVEQKITGLQAFAAWRRLVAWHGTPAPGPTPRAMFAPPTIDGWRRIPSWDWHRAGLEPPQARTITRVAERGASLVRGILAATDAEQIDRILLSQPGIGPWTAAETRIKALGDPDAVSVGDYHLAHEVGYALTGSRTDDDGMLELLSPWTGHRQRVIRLVTAAGPREPRRGPRLHPEDHRSR from the coding sequence ATGACCTCGCTCGCGCCGACACCCACCGCTTGCGCGGCGGCGCTCGAGACCGTCTATCGGCCGCGGCATCCGCTGGATCTGCGGGCCACGGTGGTGTTCCAGCGGCGCGGCGCGAACGACCCGACCATGACCGTCGACGGCCCGGTCATCTGGCGAGCGGCGCGCACCCCGAACGGTGTCGCGACAGTCGCGCTGCGCGGCACCTCCGACGGAACCGTACGCATCGCGGCGTGGGGCGAGGGCGCCGAGTGGGCGCTCGAGCAGGCTCCCGCGCTGTGCGGCGACACCGACGATGCAACCGGATTCGATGCGACTCGGCATCCACTCATCGCCCATCTCGCGCACCGGAACCCCGGGCTCCGCCTCGGCCGCACCGATCTCGTGTTCGATGCCCTCGCCAGCTCCATCGTCGAGCAGAAGATCACGGGGCTCCAGGCGTTCGCCGCATGGCGACGACTCGTGGCCTGGCATGGCACACCCGCGCCGGGTCCGACGCCCCGGGCGATGTTCGCTCCGCCGACGATCGATGGCTGGCGGCGCATCCCGTCGTGGGACTGGCACCGTGCCGGACTCGAGCCGCCGCAGGCACGCACGATCACCCGCGTGGCCGAGCGCGGGGCATCGCTGGTCCGCGGCATCCTGGCGGCAACGGATGCCGAGCAGATCGATCGGATCCTGCTGTCCCAGCCCGGAATCGGACCGTGGACCGCTGCCGAAACACGCATCAAGGCGCTCGGGGATCCGGATGCCGTGAGTGTCGGCGACTACCACCTCGCGCACGAGGTCGGATACGCCCTGACCGGCTCGCGCACGGACGACGACGGGATGCTTGAGCTGCTCTCCCCGTGGACGGGCCACCGGCAGCGCGTCATCCGACTGGTGACCGCCGCCGGACCCCGGGAGCCGCGGCGCGGTCCGCGCCTGCATCCCGAGGATCACCGCTCCCGCTGA
- a CDS encoding DUF2834 domain-containing protein, with product MSRHWSPLAVTYLALAVAGLAGTWYFNVLAIIQLRDFIGDLVTSGPAVSSITVDLLVVAVAGCVFIVVEARRLGMRFAWLYILGSGLTAFAFTFPLFLALRQRRMTQLKASVTPTPVPPQG from the coding sequence ATGAGCCGCCACTGGAGCCCCCTCGCCGTCACCTATCTCGCGTTGGCCGTCGCGGGCCTCGCGGGTACCTGGTACTTCAATGTCCTTGCGATCATCCAGCTGCGTGATTTCATCGGCGACCTCGTCACGAGCGGCCCGGCGGTCTCGTCGATCACGGTGGATCTGCTCGTCGTCGCGGTAGCCGGGTGCGTGTTCATCGTCGTCGAGGCGCGGCGACTCGGCATGCGCTTCGCCTGGCTCTACATCCTCGGCTCGGGCCTCACAGCGTTCGCCTTCACCTTCCCGCTGTTTCTCGCCCTGCGCCAGCGACGGATGACGCAACTGAAGGCATCCGTCACGCCGACGCCCGTGCCTCCTCAGGGGTGA
- a CDS encoding carbohydrate ABC transporter permease, whose protein sequence is MATATAITPGSTRTEKTPQRRRGGMNKPRGIDWLMVAFVVVGAILVVAPFYLIIVNSFKSPAEYSNSGPLSIPTEFYVDGLVAFWERVNFPEKLWNSFFISGTVAVLAVLISVLNAFAIGIGRIRGRSWIVLLFLLANLLPQEALLYPLYYMAKGVGLYNTVWSVIIIFTVIQAAFGTYLLASVYGTFPKEVLEAAAMDGATRWQILWRVVFPISRPTLSVLLIFFFIWTWNEFLIPLTFLVSNATQTVPVAISVLQGDRLMDVTTTSASALLGIVPTLLFFLIFQRTLTRGITAGAVK, encoded by the coding sequence ATGGCGACCGCGACAGCGATCACCCCCGGGAGCACCCGGACCGAGAAGACCCCGCAGCGCCGCCGCGGCGGGATGAACAAGCCCCGCGGGATCGACTGGCTGATGGTCGCGTTCGTGGTGGTCGGCGCCATCCTGGTCGTCGCGCCGTTTTACCTGATCATCGTCAACTCGTTCAAGTCGCCAGCCGAGTACTCCAACTCGGGACCGCTGTCGATTCCCACCGAGTTCTACGTCGATGGCCTCGTCGCGTTCTGGGAGCGCGTGAACTTCCCCGAGAAGCTCTGGAACTCGTTCTTCATCTCAGGAACCGTCGCAGTACTGGCCGTGCTGATCTCGGTTCTCAACGCGTTCGCGATCGGAATCGGGCGTATCCGCGGGCGCAGCTGGATCGTGCTGCTGTTCCTGCTTGCGAATCTGCTCCCGCAGGAGGCGCTGCTCTACCCGCTGTACTACATGGCCAAAGGCGTGGGGCTCTACAACACCGTCTGGTCGGTGATCATCATCTTCACCGTCATCCAGGCGGCGTTCGGCACGTACCTGCTGGCATCCGTCTATGGCACGTTCCCGAAGGAAGTGCTCGAGGCTGCGGCCATGGACGGTGCGACCCGCTGGCAGATCCTCTGGCGAGTCGTGTTCCCGATCAGCCGGCCGACCCTGTCGGTACTGCTCATCTTCTTCTTCATCTGGACGTGGAACGAGTTCCTGATCCCGCTGACGTTCTTGGTTTCCAACGCGACCCAGACGGTCCCGGTAGCGATCAGCGTGCTGCAGGGCGACCGGCTCATGGACGTCACCACCACGAGTGCCTCCGCCTTGCTGGGCATCGTGCCGACACTCCTCTTCTTCCTCATCTTCCAGCGCACCCTCACTCGCGGCATCACGGCAGGAGCAGTCAAGTAA
- a CDS encoding Cof-type HAD-IIB family hydrolase gives MTDDSLQGSPTAPIDLDVLAGRGKEIRLIAVDMDGTLLDSDGKVPPALWPLLDRLADAGIAFAPASGRQHATLRREFGDHGDDLVFIAENGTFVTRGDEELSSDVMDRAFVDGLVRDIRGFTHDVGVVLCGKASAYIERTDDAFRSQAEKYYARLTDVADLTAVDDEILKVAVFDVEDGEKNTAPALERHRLTHQVVVSGHHWVDVMNQGVSKGKALRAIQDLLDVTPEQTAVFGDYLNDLDMMDAADFSFAMANAHPDVAAAARYRAPSNADHGVIRVLERLLD, from the coding sequence GTGACCGATGACTCCTTGCAGGGATCCCCGACCGCCCCGATCGACCTGGACGTGCTCGCCGGCCGGGGGAAAGAGATCCGCCTGATCGCGGTCGACATGGATGGCACTCTGCTCGACAGCGACGGAAAGGTGCCGCCCGCGCTGTGGCCTCTGCTCGACCGGCTCGCGGACGCGGGCATCGCCTTCGCGCCCGCCAGCGGTAGGCAGCACGCCACCCTGCGGCGCGAGTTCGGTGACCACGGCGACGACCTCGTCTTCATCGCCGAGAACGGCACGTTCGTCACGCGCGGCGACGAGGAGCTGAGCTCCGATGTCATGGACCGCGCGTTCGTCGATGGTCTCGTTCGCGACATCCGTGGCTTCACCCACGACGTCGGCGTCGTGCTGTGCGGCAAGGCCTCGGCCTACATCGAACGAACCGATGACGCCTTCCGCAGCCAGGCCGAGAAGTACTACGCCCGCCTCACGGATGTTGCGGACCTGACTGCCGTGGACGACGAGATCCTCAAGGTCGCGGTCTTCGACGTCGAGGACGGCGAGAAGAACACCGCACCCGCACTGGAGCGGCACCGCCTGACCCATCAGGTCGTGGTGTCAGGGCACCACTGGGTCGATGTCATGAACCAGGGTGTCTCGAAGGGCAAGGCGCTCCGCGCCATCCAGGACCTCCTGGACGTGACCCCCGAGCAGACAGCCGTGTTCGGGGACTACCTCAACGATCTCGACATGATGGATGCCGCAGACTTCTCGTTCGCGATGGCCAACGCGCATCCGGATGTCGCAGCGGCCGCCCGCTACCGAGCGCCGTCCAACGCCGATCACGGCGTCATCCGGGTCCTGGAGCGCCTTCTGGACTGA
- a CDS encoding formate/nitrite transporter family protein: MRTIEDTLELQADAAIHKIEGMRHPLRFTISGMLAGAYVGIAVVLMLNAAGPLAEAGDGWAKLVSGLVFGVALTLVVFAGAELVTSSMMTLTQGTLMRATASGPAAGALGFTFVANLLGAAVFGVLVAVAGVLHANPAAGAMLEAMLDAKAHESPLELFVRGILCNVLVCLAIWMVARSNSDGPKFAVIFWALLAFITSGFEHVVANMTTFTLGLATGVPSATWLSFGTNMLWVGLGNLVGGAVVVGLAYWVIGGSPRWPQTHALTPEEARASA, translated from the coding sequence GTGCGCACGATCGAAGACACTCTCGAGCTCCAGGCCGATGCGGCGATCCACAAGATCGAGGGAATGCGGCATCCGCTGCGCTTCACGATCTCGGGAATGCTTGCTGGCGCTTATGTGGGGATCGCCGTCGTGCTCATGCTCAATGCGGCAGGTCCCCTCGCGGAGGCCGGGGACGGCTGGGCCAAGCTCGTGAGCGGACTCGTGTTCGGCGTCGCCCTCACGCTCGTCGTCTTCGCCGGCGCCGAGCTCGTTACGTCCTCGATGATGACGCTGACGCAGGGCACGCTCATGCGCGCGACGGCATCCGGTCCCGCAGCCGGGGCGCTCGGGTTCACGTTCGTGGCGAACCTGCTCGGGGCCGCGGTCTTCGGTGTCCTCGTGGCCGTCGCGGGGGTACTGCACGCCAATCCGGCGGCGGGCGCCATGCTCGAGGCGATGCTGGATGCCAAGGCTCACGAGTCCCCGCTCGAACTGTTCGTGCGCGGCATCCTCTGCAATGTTCTGGTGTGCTTGGCCATCTGGATGGTGGCCCGATCGAACTCTGACGGCCCGAAGTTCGCCGTCATCTTCTGGGCGCTCCTCGCCTTCATCACCTCGGGCTTCGAGCACGTCGTGGCGAACATGACGACCTTCACGCTGGGTCTTGCCACGGGTGTGCCGAGCGCGACCTGGCTGTCGTTCGGGACGAACATGCTCTGGGTCGGGCTCGGCAACCTCGTGGGCGGCGCGGTCGTCGTCGGGCTCGCTTACTGGGTCATCGGCGGCTCACCACGCTGGCCCCAGACCCACGCGCTCACCCCTGAGGAGGCACGGGCGTCGGCGTGA
- a CDS encoding ABC transporter substrate-binding protein, which produces MARFTRTTQRALVAASAMTVAALALAGCSGSGSSDAESGDTLVLWHYEGEDSAMGKAWDAAIETFKEENPDVTVEFEAKGFEQIRSTASQVLNSDEAPDVMEYNKGNATAGLLASQGLLTDLNDAVAEYGWGDLLAPALQTTAKYSPDGVMGGDTWYGIPNYGEFVTVFYNEDMFADAGLEVPTTYDEFIDVLDAFVAEGITPLAEAGAEYPLGQLWYQLALSQADRQWVDDYQLYANPVDWQGEQISYATETLKQYIDAGYISADVAGMKAEDAGTAFIAGQYPIFVSGSWWYGRFLSEISDFQLGLFPFPGSDLSLGSSGNLWVVPENAKNKELAYEFIDITMRPEIQAIIGNNGGLPVAANESDITDEASLQLISAFNAINAQDGLAFYPDWPTPTFYDAIVANLQELANGTATPEQVQTSLGDEYDSYASQYWE; this is translated from the coding sequence ATGGCACGCTTTACCCGCACCACACAGCGAGCACTGGTCGCCGCGAGCGCGATGACCGTTGCCGCTCTCGCCCTGGCCGGATGCTCTGGCTCCGGTTCCTCGGACGCCGAAAGCGGCGACACCCTCGTCCTCTGGCACTACGAGGGTGAAGACAGCGCCATGGGCAAGGCCTGGGACGCTGCAATCGAGACCTTCAAGGAGGAAAACCCCGACGTCACGGTGGAGTTCGAGGCCAAGGGCTTCGAGCAGATCCGCTCGACGGCCAGCCAGGTGCTGAACTCCGATGAGGCCCCGGATGTCATGGAATATAACAAGGGCAACGCGACGGCGGGTCTCCTGGCAAGCCAGGGGCTGCTCACCGACTTGAACGACGCGGTCGCCGAGTACGGCTGGGGTGACCTCCTCGCGCCGGCGCTGCAGACGACGGCCAAGTACAGCCCCGACGGTGTCATGGGTGGAGACACCTGGTACGGCATCCCGAACTACGGCGAGTTCGTGACGGTCTTCTACAACGAGGACATGTTCGCGGATGCCGGGCTCGAGGTCCCGACGACCTACGACGAGTTCATCGACGTGCTCGATGCGTTCGTCGCCGAGGGCATTACCCCGCTGGCCGAGGCCGGCGCCGAGTACCCCCTCGGTCAGCTCTGGTACCAGCTTGCCCTGAGCCAGGCGGATCGCCAGTGGGTCGACGACTACCAGCTCTACGCGAACCCCGTCGACTGGCAGGGTGAGCAGATCTCCTACGCGACAGAGACGCTCAAGCAGTACATCGACGCCGGATACATCTCGGCGGATGTCGCGGGGATGAAGGCTGAGGACGCCGGAACCGCGTTCATCGCCGGGCAGTACCCGATCTTCGTTTCGGGCAGCTGGTGGTACGGCCGATTCCTCAGCGAGATCAGCGACTTCCAGCTCGGCCTGTTCCCCTTCCCGGGCTCTGACCTCAGCCTCGGATCGTCGGGCAACCTCTGGGTCGTGCCGGAGAACGCGAAGAACAAGGAACTCGCTTACGAATTCATCGACATCACGATGCGCCCCGAGATCCAGGCGATCATCGGAAACAACGGTGGACTCCCGGTCGCGGCGAACGAGTCCGACATCACCGACGAGGCGAGCCTGCAGCTGATCTCGGCGTTCAACGCGATCAACGCGCAGGACGGCCTTGCCTTCTACCCTGACTGGCCGACGCCGACCTTCTACGACGCGATCGTCGCGAACCTGCAGGAGCTGGCCAACGGTACGGCAACGCCCGAGCAGGTGCAGACCTCGCTCGGTGACGAGTACGACTCGTACGCCTCGCAGTACTGGGAGTAA
- a CDS encoding LacI family DNA-binding transcriptional regulator: MAKIDEVAAAAGVSISTVSYALSGKRPVSPATRKRIEAAVAKLGYSPNAGARMLAGRRTNIFALTEPLRTDTHVPTHMAFVLATAVAARQHDYDILLLTEEQAVSGMNRVASTGLADAILVLDVAPDDERVALARNLATPTVFIGVPDDHEGLVCVDLDFEAAARIAVDKLAALGHTRIGMLGMTETAYEKSNFPPRVRAAYEKRAAELGVQTFFRASGHAQTDRNGCRTAVSDLLAAGVTALILHSNEDAHAIVLSELDQRGVSVPYGLSLISVGNSFDIDTLARPIDALPLIPAESCNRAVELALESLDEGHREPGLHLLPPTYLSRGSIGPWVGSPNDKPGALAAM, from the coding sequence ATGGCGAAGATCGACGAGGTGGCAGCAGCTGCCGGCGTATCGATCTCGACAGTGTCGTATGCGCTGAGTGGCAAACGCCCGGTGTCGCCCGCGACCCGCAAGCGCATCGAAGCCGCCGTTGCGAAGCTGGGCTACAGCCCGAACGCGGGCGCGCGGATGCTGGCGGGGCGCCGCACGAACATCTTCGCGCTGACTGAGCCACTGCGCACCGATACCCATGTGCCGACCCATATGGCTTTCGTCTTAGCAACGGCGGTGGCTGCGCGCCAGCATGACTACGACATCCTGTTGCTGACCGAAGAGCAAGCCGTCTCGGGGATGAACCGTGTTGCCTCCACGGGCCTGGCCGATGCCATCCTCGTGCTGGATGTCGCCCCCGATGACGAGCGGGTGGCGCTCGCGCGAAACCTTGCCACACCTACGGTGTTCATCGGTGTTCCGGACGATCACGAGGGTCTCGTCTGCGTCGACCTGGACTTCGAGGCGGCTGCCCGTATCGCCGTCGACAAACTTGCGGCCCTCGGGCACACCCGCATCGGCATGCTCGGGATGACGGAGACCGCCTATGAGAAGTCGAACTTCCCGCCGCGCGTGCGGGCTGCGTATGAGAAGCGCGCTGCGGAGCTCGGTGTCCAGACGTTCTTCCGCGCGAGCGGGCATGCGCAAACGGACCGCAATGGGTGCCGCACGGCCGTGTCAGATTTGCTGGCCGCCGGCGTTACAGCGTTGATTCTGCATTCGAACGAGGATGCGCACGCCATCGTGCTGAGTGAGCTGGATCAGCGCGGGGTGAGCGTGCCCTACGGGCTGTCTCTGATCTCCGTCGGTAACAGCTTCGACATCGACACGCTGGCGCGGCCGATCGACGCCCTGCCACTCATCCCCGCCGAATCCTGCAATCGCGCTGTCGAGCTCGCGCTCGAAAGCCTCGATGAGGGGCATCGGGAACCAGGGCTCCACCTTCTCCCTCCCACATATCTGTCCCGCGGCTCGATCGGGCCGTGGGTCGGATCGCCGAACGACAAGCCGGGAGCTCTCGCCGCGATGTGA